A window of Variovorax sp. HW608 genomic DNA:
TCTTCAGGTCGTCGAGCGCCTTCTTGAAGTTGTCGTAGCCGCTCTTGGTGAAGACGTCGTCGTTGCCGTAGAGCACCGCCACCTTCTTGATGCCGGCGTTCTTGACGGCGGTCTTGATCGTCTCGGGCAGCACGTCGGCTTCGGTCACCGAGTTGCGGAACACGTGGTCGCCGATCGAGGTGATGCCGTCGGCCGTGTTCGAGGTGCCGAAGGCCACCGTCTTGGCGGCCTGGGCGATCGGGTCCGCGGCCTGCGCCGAGTTGGACAGCGTCGGGCCGAAGACCATCAGGACCTTGTCCTGGAAGATCAGCTTCTTGAAGACGTTGATCGCCTCCTCCTTCTTGCCCTGCTCGTCGGCCACGACCAGTTCGATCTTGTTGCCGTTGATGCCGCCCGCGGCATTGATCTCGGCGACGGCCAGTTCGAAGCCGTTGCGGATCGCGGCGCCGTACTGGGCCGCGCCGCCGGACAGGGCCTCGGCCACGCCGATCTTCAGGTCGGCCGCCTGGGCAGCGGGACCGAAGGCGGTGAACGCGGCAAACGCGGCGACAGCGAGCAGCGAGTTCTTGAGAGGGAAGCGTCTCATATTGGAAAGTTCTTTCTGGTGAGGGGAAAGTAGTGGGCGCGTATTTTATAAGTGGGGTGGCTGTGCCTGCCGGTGGCTATTCCCCCGGGCAACGCCGAGTTGACGCCGCCAGTGCGTGGATCGTCATAATTCCCGATGCCTTCCAGCCCGTCGTCCTCGACGCCTTTCAGCACCTCCGGCGCCCCCCAGGCGATCGATTCGCCGGACATGCGCCACGCGGGGCGCGATCTGTTGTCGCTGGCGCTGATCGATGCGCGCAACCACACGCTGCATCTGCTGTCGCTCTACGAGGAGGCGCTCGGCTCGGCGACGCTCGCGATGCCGCGCGTCGAGGGCGTCGATCCGCCGGTCTGGCTGGCCGGGCAGATCGGCTGGTTCGCCGAATGGTGGATCGCGCGCAATACGCAGCGCGCGTTCGGCGCCGAGTGCCCCGTCCGGCCCACGCGGCTCGCGGCCATCGAGCCGAACGCCGATGCGTGGTGGAACCCTTCGCAGGTCCCGCCGGCCGACCGGTGGTCGCCCGACATGCCCGATCTCGCGCAGACCAAGGCCTACCTGCTCGAGACGCTGGAGATCACGCTGGAGTTGCTCGAGCACGCCGCCGAGACCGATGCGGGCCTTTATTTCTACCGGCTCGCGCTGTTCCACGAGGACCTGTGCGGCGAGCAGCTCGTGGTGATGGCGCAGACGCTGGGCCTCCGGCTGGGCATCGAGCTGCCGCCGGCCGCCGTCAGCCGCCAGCCGGTGCTGATGCCGGCGACCGCCTGGGACCTCGGCATGTCCGGGCCCGGTTTCGCGTTCGCGCAGGAATGCGGCTCGGAGCGTGAGGAGGTGCCGGAATTCGAGATCGATGCGCAGCCGGTCACCTGGAGCCAGTTCGTCGAGTTCGTCGACGACGGCGGCTACGACCGGCCCGAGCTGTGGCGGCCCGAGGGCCAGGCGTGGCTGGCCGCCCAGGTCGATGGCCGGCGCGGCCCGCGCCACGTCGAGCAGATCGGATCGATGCGCGAGGGCGGCGGCTCGGTGCTGCAGCAGCGTTTCGGCCGGACGGTGCGCGCCGCGGACAACCAGAGCGTGGTGCACGTGAGCTGGTGGGAGGCCGACGCCTGGGCGCGCTGGGCCGGCCGCCGGCTGGCGACCGAGGTCGAATGGGAGATCGCGGCGCATACCGCGACGAACCGCGGCTTCCGCTGGGCCGACGTGCACGAATGGACCGCGGGCACGCTGCGGCCGTGGACCGGTTTCCGCGCCGATCCGTGGAGCGCGGGATCGGCCTTCGATCCGCAACCCGCCTTCGGGCGTGCGCGCGTGCTTCGCGGCGCCTCGTTCGCGACCCGTGCGCGCCTCTGCTCGCCCAAGCGCAGGGACTTCGCGGCGCCCGATCGTGACGACGGCTTCTTCGGCTTTCGGACCTGCACGCTTTGAGCGTGGCCGGCGCCGTCCTCATCCCGGCTTCTTCGGCTTGAAGTTCCACCACGGCAACAGCCGGCTCAGCGACTGCACGTTGCCGCTGTCCGCGTTCTCGTAGCCCGGCAGGGTGCCGAGCTGGTGCTGCCAGGCCTTGCCGCGCAGCAGGGTCAAGAGGGCCTGGATCGCGGGCTGGTCCAGCGCCGCCTTGAGGCAGGCGAGGTGGTAGCGCTCGTGCACCAGCGGCACGAAACCCAGGCCCATCGCGCGCGCGGCGGATTCGATGCCGAGACCTGCGTCGGCCTGGCCCGACGCGATCGCGTGCGCGACCGCGGTGTGTGAAGGCTCGCTGTGCACGTAGCCTGCGATCGCGTCCGCATCGAGCCGGTCGCGCTCCAGCAGTTCGTCGAACAGCACGCGCGTGCCGGTGCCGAGCGGGCGGTTCACGTAGCGCACCTGTCGCCCGGCCACGTCGCCCAGATTGCGCAATCCCAGCGGATTGCCGGCCGCGACGATCAGCCCCTGCGTGCGCCGCGCGAAGCCGATCAGCTTGTGCAGGCCGGGCTTGAGCAGCGGCTTGTAGGTGCGCTGCGCGAGCGAACCGTTCGGCGAATGCTCCAGCGTGTGGAAACCGGCCATCACGCAGCGCCCCTGATTCAAGGCACTGATCGCATCGACGCTGCCGGTGAAGCGGATGTCGAGCTGCAGGTGCGCGCTGGCCGCCGCGTGACCGCGAAGGAGGACCAGCGCGTCGTCGTGGCTCGCATGCAGGCTCAGCACGTGCGTGCTGTCGTCGAAGGCGAGCGCGAAGGCGCGTTCGAGGTCGGCATGCAGCGCCTCGATCTGCGGCGCGAGCCGCGCCTGCGCCTGCCGCTCGGCCCACAGCAGCTTGTCGCCGAATTCCGAGAGCTGCGCCGACCGACCCTGCTCGCCCGTGACCAGCGCATGGCCGAGCAGCGCTTCCCAGCGCCTG
This region includes:
- a CDS encoding ABC transporter substrate-binding protein; amino-acid sequence: MRRFPLKNSLLAVAAFAAFTAFGPAAQAADLKIGVAEALSGGAAQYGAAIRNGFELAVAEINAAGGINGNKIELVVADEQGKKEEAINVFKKLIFQDKVLMVFGPTLSNSAQAADPIAQAAKTVAFGTSNTADGITSIGDHVFRNSVTEADVLPETIKTAVKNAGIKKVAVLYGNDDVFTKSGYDNFKKALDDLKIPVTTTETFAKGDVDFKAQLTKIKASGADAIVLSALLAEGAPIMVQARQLGLNVPVIGGNGMNSVKIFELAKGQSDNLYVGSPWSSSNATPENTKFIKAYTEKFKMAPDQFAAQAYDAMYIAAQALKTVKVSGDLAADRAAVREALPSVKHTGATGAFQFRRANDKSGKPAGYDAQQLPIVSVTKGSEFVITK
- a CDS encoding SUMF1/EgtB/PvdO family nonheme iron enzyme, with protein sequence MPSSPSSSTPFSTSGAPQAIDSPDMRHAGRDLLSLALIDARNHTLHLLSLYEEALGSATLAMPRVEGVDPPVWLAGQIGWFAEWWIARNTQRAFGAECPVRPTRLAAIEPNADAWWNPSQVPPADRWSPDMPDLAQTKAYLLETLEITLELLEHAAETDAGLYFYRLALFHEDLCGEQLVVMAQTLGLRLGIELPPAAVSRQPVLMPATAWDLGMSGPGFAFAQECGSEREEVPEFEIDAQPVTWSQFVEFVDDGGYDRPELWRPEGQAWLAAQVDGRRGPRHVEQIGSMREGGGSVLQQRFGRTVRAADNQSVVHVSWWEADAWARWAGRRLATEVEWEIAAHTATNRGFRWADVHEWTAGTLRPWTGFRADPWSAGSAFDPQPAFGRARVLRGASFATRARLCSPKRRDFAAPDRDDGFFGFRTCTL
- a CDS encoding substrate-binding domain-containing protein, encoding MHQIELSYAIAPRRSGRSLIRNPLIELLHAVREHGSISSAARALGFSYRHVWGELRRWEALLGHALVTGEQGRSAQLSEFGDKLLWAERQAQARLAPQIEALHADLERAFALAFDDSTHVLSLHASHDDALVLLRGHAAASAHLQLDIRFTGSVDAISALNQGRCVMAGFHTLEHSPNGSLAQRTYKPLLKPGLHKLIGFARRTQGLIVAAGNPLGLRNLGDVAGRQVRYVNRPLGTGTRVLFDELLERDRLDADAIAGYVHSEPSHTAVAHAIASGQADAGLGIESAARAMGLGFVPLVHERYHLACLKAALDQPAIQALLTLLRGKAWQHQLGTLPGYENADSGNVQSLSRLLPWWNFKPKKPG